One segment of Campylobacter hominis ATCC BAA-381 DNA contains the following:
- a CDS encoding NfeD family protein yields the protein MSAVILLIIGVLLMILEVLFLDFTLFFFGLGFTAVAIISFFVKISWQVQILCAFVLALVLLFTLKKPIKMYFRKSGEEFNQEFLNETGIGEINNKMIYYKGTFWKSDEISDMKDGDKVEVLGVKNGKIIIKKN from the coding sequence ATGAGCGCCGTGATTTTGCTTATCATCGGCGTTTTACTGATGATTTTGGAAGTTTTGTTTTTGGATTTCACGCTTTTCTTTTTTGGACTTGGATTTACGGCTGTTGCTATCATCAGCTTTTTTGTGAAAATTTCGTGGCAAGTGCAAATTTTGTGTGCTTTTGTATTGGCTTTAGTTTTACTTTTTACGCTTAAAAAGCCCATTAAAATGTATTTTCGTAAGAGCGGAGAAGAATTTAATCAAGAATTTTTAAACGAAACCGGCATAGGCGAAATCAACAATAAAATGATTTATTACAAAGGCACATTTTGGAAAAGCGATGAAATTTCAGATATGAAAGATGGCGATAAAGTTGAGGTCTTAGGCGTTAAAAACGGGAAAATCATAATAAAGAAAAATTGA
- a CDS encoding SPFH domain-containing protein, translating to MEFFVTFVTFFCFLIFIIASLSIKIVSQSDVVVIERLGKFHKILDSGFHIIIPFFDKARAKMSVREQLVDIMKQQVITKDNVNIAVDGIVFLKVVDGKMALYNVENYKKAISNLAMTTLRSAIGEMSLDSTLSSRDQLNSKLQIALGDAADNWGIKIMRVEISEISVPIGIEEAMNLQMKAEREKRAIELKAEAEKAALIRNAEALKQEKVLQAEAIERMADAKKYEQIALAEGQKNAMQNINEAMSISKFAAEYLLAQGRVAAFNELSKSTSKDKILVPYETTELIGSLSVLKEFISSKSEKKE from the coding sequence ATGGAATTTTTTGTTACGTTTGTTACGTTTTTTTGTTTTTTGATTTTTATAATAGCGTCTTTAAGTATAAAAATCGTATCTCAATCCGATGTCGTAGTAATCGAGCGTCTTGGCAAATTTCACAAAATTTTAGATAGCGGGTTTCATATAATTATTCCGTTTTTTGATAAAGCTCGCGCCAAAATGAGCGTCAGAGAACAGCTTGTAGATATTATGAAACAGCAAGTTATCACAAAAGATAACGTAAATATCGCAGTTGACGGCATTGTTTTTCTAAAAGTAGTAGATGGAAAAATGGCGCTTTATAATGTCGAAAATTATAAAAAAGCAATTTCAAATCTTGCTATGACGACGCTTCGTTCGGCAATAGGCGAAATGAGCTTAGATAGCACGCTTAGCAGCCGCGATCAACTGAACTCAAAACTTCAAATCGCTCTTGGCGATGCGGCGGACAACTGGGGCATAAAAATTATGCGTGTTGAAATTTCAGAAATTTCGGTTCCAATCGGGATTGAAGAAGCTATGAATCTGCAAATGAAAGCTGAACGTGAAAAACGCGCAATTGAACTGAAAGCCGAAGCTGAAAAGGCGGCTCTAATTCGCAATGCGGAAGCTTTGAAACAAGAAAAAGTTTTGCAAGCTGAAGCAATTGAAAGAATGGCGGACGCGAAAAAATACGAGCAAATCGCACTTGCTGAGGGCCAAAAAAATGCTATGCAAAATATTAACGAAGCGATGAGTATTTCAAAATTTGCAGCCGAATATTTACTTGCTCAAGGTAGAGTTGCGGCTTTTAATGAACTTTCAAAAAGCACTTCTAAAGATAAAATTTTAGTTCCTTATGAAACAACCGAACTTATCGGCTCACTTAGTGTTTTGAAAGAATTTATCTCATCTAAAAGCGAAAAAAAGGAATAA
- a CDS encoding AtpZ/AtpI family protein, with amino-acid sequence MKPTENLNKIVRGADALSLGISIVVAILIGVGLGIWLKKLTGSTTIFIICVIFGILAAILNVYKSFKMLQNSLKELEDDPKYKNYKFDDEDDE; translated from the coding sequence ATGAAACCGACTGAAAATTTAAATAAAATCGTTCGCGGAGCGGACGCTTTAAGCCTTGGAATTTCAATCGTAGTTGCTATTTTAATCGGCGTAGGACTTGGAATTTGGCTTAAAAAACTCACAGGCTCTACGACGATTTTCATTATTTGTGTGATTTTTGGTATTTTGGCAGCTATTTTAAATGTGTATAAATCATTTAAAATGCTTCAAAACTCGCTAAAAGAGCTTGAAGATGATCCGAAATATAAAAATTATAAATTTGACGATGAGGATGATGAGTGA
- the hemL gene encoding glutamate-1-semialdehyde 2,1-aminomutase produces MSNHKEFSEALKVIPGGVDSPVRAFKNVGSEPFMVQKGKGAYIYDIEGNKYLDFVQSWGPLIFGHADKDIQDAVIKTAKSGLSFGASSPLETKLAKLILSKFDWLDKIRFVSSGTEATMSAIRLARGFSGKDKIIKFEGCYHGHSDSLLVKAGSGATTFGSSSSAGVPEDTAKNTYLAIYNDIDSVKNIVEKEDIGTIIIEPIAGNMGLVPADKEFLIKLRKICDEKKIVLILDEVMSGFRAGELGSYGIYGIKGDIVTFGKVIGGGMNVAAFAGKKEIMDMISPLGPVYQAGTLSGNPVSMAAGIASLTKIFASRNLYTKLENLANMFMIGLKNIAKNHGIAIQVAVRGSMFGYFFTDKAVKNYNDALSADTKMFAKFHSGMIKEGIFLAPSQFETGFICDAMSEKEINFALKKANKVFDEISKDSAKKANKTKICSKKTVKKSVKNKK; encoded by the coding sequence ATGAGTAATCATAAAGAATTTTCGGAAGCTTTAAAAGTAATACCAGGAGGTGTCGATTCGCCTGTTCGCGCGTTTAAAAACGTTGGAAGTGAACCTTTTATGGTACAAAAAGGAAAGGGCGCTTACATTTACGACATCGAGGGCAATAAATATTTGGATTTTGTGCAAAGTTGGGGACCTTTGATATTTGGACACGCCGATAAAGATATACAGGATGCTGTTATAAAAACAGCTAAAAGCGGACTTAGTTTCGGCGCTTCAAGTCCGCTTGAAACAAAACTTGCAAAACTTATTTTAAGCAAATTTGACTGGCTTGATAAAATTCGCTTTGTATCAAGCGGCACTGAAGCTACAATGAGCGCAATTCGTCTTGCGCGCGGCTTTAGCGGCAAAGATAAAATCATAAAATTTGAAGGTTGTTATCACGGACACAGTGACAGTTTACTTGTAAAAGCAGGAAGCGGAGCTACTACTTTTGGAAGTTCAAGTAGCGCAGGCGTTCCTGAAGATACAGCTAAAAATACATATTTGGCGATTTATAACGATATAGACAGCGTAAAAAATATCGTAGAAAAAGAAGATATCGGAACAATTATCATAGAGCCTATTGCAGGAAATATGGGGCTTGTTCCGGCGGATAAAGAGTTTTTAATTAAACTTCGTAAAATTTGCGATGAGAAAAAAATTGTGCTTATTTTAGATGAGGTTATGAGCGGTTTTAGAGCAGGTGAACTCGGAAGTTACGGCATTTACGGCATAAAAGGCGATATCGTAACTTTTGGAAAAGTAATAGGCGGAGGAATGAACGTGGCGGCTTTTGCAGGCAAAAAAGAGATTATGGATATGATAAGTCCGTTAGGTCCAGTGTATCAAGCAGGAACTCTTAGCGGAAATCCGGTTTCAATGGCGGCAGGAATCGCATCTCTTACCAAAATTTTTGCTAGCAGAAATCTTTATACTAAACTTGAAAATTTGGCGAATATGTTTATGATAGGTTTAAAAAACATCGCTAAAAATCATGGAATAGCGATTCAGGTAGCGGTTAGAGGAAGTATGTTCGGATATTTTTTCACGGACAAAGCGGTAAAAAACTATAATGACGCATTAAGCGCCGATACAAAAATGTTTGCGAAATTTCATTCAGGAATGATAAAAGAGGGAATTTTTCTTGCGCCATCTCAATTTGAAACAGGATTTATCTGCGATGCGATGAGTGAAAAAGAGATAAATTTCGCGCTTAAAAAAGCAAATAAGGTTTTTGATGAAATTTCAAAAGATTCGGCAAAAAAGGCAAATAAAACTAAAATTTGCTCTAAAAAAACTGTTAAAAAATCAGTAAAAAATAAAAAATGA
- a CDS encoding c-type cytochrome, translating into MRILGILSFFCAVLFAESFISDYEYGQMLFKNPRGIGCNKCHGENGEGSLIATYKDFNKTSQTYYERKLIAPAIDKISLQEFADGITNSKSVMPSYFLTQDEIIILYKYIKKIGIKDEK; encoded by the coding sequence ATGCGAATTTTAGGAATTTTATCGTTTTTTTGTGCTGTTTTGTTCGCTGAAAGCTTTATAAGTGATTATGAATACGGGCAAATGCTTTTTAAAAATCCGCGCGGAATCGGCTGCAATAAATGTCACGGCGAAAACGGCGAAGGAAGTTTGATAGCCACGTATAAAGATTTTAATAAAACTTCTCAGACATATTATGAAAGAAAACTTATAGCGCCGGCAATTGATAAAATTTCATTGCAGGAATTCGCAGACGGCATAACTAACTCAAAAAGTGTAATGCCAAGTTATTTTTTGACGCAAGATGAGATAATAATTCTCTACAAATATATAAAAAAAATCGGTATAAAGGATGAAAAATGA
- the folD gene encoding bifunctional methylenetetrahydrofolate dehydrogenase/methenyltetrahydrofolate cyclohydrolase FolD, which produces MQLIDGKAISAKVKEEVKNEAAQLTEKGVVPCLAVILVGDDKASQTYVNSKEKACKACGIRSLKYTLEANTSESALIDLIQSLNENDEVDGILVQLPLPKHIDENKILEKISCEKDVDGFHAVNVGRLVSGLDGFVPCTPCGIMRLFKEYDIEISGKNAVVIGRSNIVGKPMANLLLNANATVTVTHSKTQNLAKITKDADIIVVAIGKPNFLKADMVKNGAVVIDVGINRLENNKLVGDADFENVANKCSFITPVPGGVGPMTIAMLLKNTIKSAKNRLKRLK; this is translated from the coding sequence ATGCAACTAATTGACGGCAAAGCAATAAGTGCAAAGGTAAAAGAAGAGGTTAAAAACGAAGCCGCGCAACTTACTGAAAAAGGCGTAGTTCCATGCTTGGCTGTGATTTTGGTAGGAGATGATAAAGCCAGCCAAACTTACGTAAATTCCAAAGAAAAAGCTTGTAAAGCTTGCGGAATTCGCTCTTTAAAATACACACTTGAAGCAAATACCAGCGAAAGCGCACTTATAGATTTAATTCAAAGCTTAAATGAAAACGATGAAGTTGATGGAATTTTAGTGCAGCTTCCGCTTCCAAAACATATAGACGAAAACAAAATTTTAGAAAAAATAAGCTGCGAAAAAGATGTTGACGGATTTCATGCTGTAAATGTAGGTCGCCTTGTAAGCGGACTTGACGGATTTGTGCCTTGTACGCCTTGCGGTATTATGCGGCTTTTTAAAGAATACGACATTGAAATTAGCGGCAAAAATGCTGTTGTAATAGGAAGAAGCAATATCGTAGGAAAACCTATGGCAAATCTTTTATTAAACGCAAATGCAACCGTTACCGTAACACACAGCAAAACGCAAAATTTGGCCAAAATCACAAAAGATGCCGATATTATAGTAGTTGCCATCGGCAAACCGAACTTTTTAAAGGCCGATATGGTAAAAAACGGTGCAGTTGTGATTGATGTAGGCATAAACCGTCTTGAAAATAATAAACTCGTAGGAGATGCCGATTTTGAAAATGTGGCGAATAAATGTAGCTTTATTACTCCGGTTCCTGGAGGCGTAGGCCCTATGACAATTGCTATGCTTCTTAAAAATACAATCAAATCCGCAAAAAACCGTTTAAAAAGATTAAAATAG
- the lepB gene encoding signal peptidase I, with protein MKILAKLYKFCSSWTGTFIIVFIVIFFIAQAFVIPSGSMKNTLLVGDFLFAKKFVYGIPTPHIPWLEIPVLPDFNNNGHLIEGNRPKRGEIVIFRNPENTKIHFVKRLFAVGGDEVIFDFKNMYLRPHEGDDFIDKNYDKKDIVILNGKKFVCEPYKYKGIHYDEKVDMVSATLHYLKINKFYMQPLIVSEISQDLTNKIGFNAYYAKIANDEFFMVGDNRNHSNDSRFWGSVPYKLIVGKPWFVYFSWNSKKEIRWERIGRFVDTLQNDERFIYEQD; from the coding sequence ATGAAAATTTTAGCTAAATTATATAAATTCTGCAGTAGCTGGACGGGAACTTTCATAATAGTTTTTATCGTTATTTTTTTTATAGCGCAAGCTTTTGTAATTCCGTCCGGTTCTATGAAAAATACTCTTTTAGTAGGTGATTTTTTATTTGCTAAAAAATTTGTTTACGGAATTCCTACGCCTCATATTCCATGGCTTGAAATACCTGTTTTACCGGATTTTAATAATAACGGTCACCTTATTGAAGGAAATCGTCCAAAACGTGGCGAAATCGTCATTTTTCGTAATCCTGAAAATACAAAAATTCATTTTGTAAAACGCCTTTTCGCAGTTGGCGGAGATGAAGTGATTTTTGATTTTAAAAATATGTATTTGCGCCCGCATGAAGGAGACGATTTTATCGATAAAAACTATGATAAAAAAGATATCGTGATTTTAAACGGTAAAAAATTCGTGTGCGAGCCGTATAAATATAAAGGCATTCATTATGACGAAAAAGTCGATATGGTTAGCGCTACACTTCATTATTTAAAAATAAATAAATTTTATATGCAACCTTTAATTGTTTCAGAAATTTCGCAGGATCTGACAAACAAAATAGGATTTAACGCCTATTACGCAAAAATTGCAAATGATGAATTTTTTATGGTCGGAGATAATAGAAATCACTCAAATGACAGTCGTTTTTGGGGGTCTGTGCCATATAAACTTATAGTTGGAAAGCCTTGGTTTGTTTATTTTAGCTGGAATTCAAAAAAGGAAATAAGATGGGAACGAATCGGGCGTTTTGTAGATACACTTCAAAACGATGAAAGATTTATTTACGAGCAGGATTAA
- a CDS encoding cupin domain-containing protein — MKICKFNKTHFDNVKADLLYEDSLSKEICISMQKNSTMKEHFAPYPIKVQVLRGNIEFYVEDEKFILSELDMIAVNAKIKHSLKANEDSIIRLTLSLNDTISRVKEVLDK, encoded by the coding sequence ATGAAAATCTGTAAATTTAACAAAACTCATTTTGACAATGTAAAGGCTGATCTTTTATACGAAGACAGTCTTTCAAAAGAAATTTGTATTAGTATGCAAAAGAACAGCACTATGAAAGAACATTTCGCACCGTATCCTATTAAAGTGCAGGTTTTAAGAGGAAATATCGAATTTTATGTTGAAGATGAAAAATTTATTTTAAGCGAGCTGGACATGATAGCCGTTAATGCTAAAATAAAACATTCTTTAAAAGCAAATGAAGATAGTATTATAAGACTAACTCTTTCTTTAAATGATACTATTTCAAGAGTAAAAGAAGTTTTAGATAAATAA
- the rpiB gene encoding ribose 5-phosphate isomerase B, giving the protein MQIEKIFIASDHAGFDAKQIAKKTLNQMNFEVIDLGTNDSQKSVDYPDFAYALSKEIAKDEKNYGILICGTGIGISIAANRNPKIRCALCHDALTAKLAREHNDANILAFGGRILGSAEIESIIKIFFNTEFLGGRHARRIAKLGEIK; this is encoded by the coding sequence ATGCAAATAGAAAAAATTTTTATAGCAAGCGATCACGCGGGATTTGATGCAAAGCAAATCGCCAAAAAAACATTAAATCAAATGAATTTTGAAGTTATAGATTTAGGCACGAACGATTCGCAAAAAAGCGTTGATTATCCTGATTTTGCTTATGCTTTGAGTAAAGAAATCGCAAAGGATGAAAAAAATTATGGAATTTTGATTTGCGGAACCGGAATTGGAATCAGCATAGCTGCAAACAGAAATCCAAAAATTCGCTGCGCACTTTGTCACGATGCACTTACTGCAAAACTTGCAAGAGAACACAATGACGCAAATATTTTAGCTTTTGGCGGCAGAATTTTAGGTAGCGCTGAAATAGAAAGCATTATAAAAATATTTTTTAATACTGAGTTTTTAGGCGGCCGTCACGCAAGAAGAATAGCTAAACTGGGAGAAATAAAATGA
- a CDS encoding adenine phosphoribosyltransferase has translation MENLTQKEKNYLLSTIRDVKDFPKPGIIFKDITTLLNNKDAFNFLMSHLAKVYKDKNIDFIAGIESRGFIFGAALAAKINIPFVPIRKPKKLPYITISQKYSLEYGFDEIEIHIDAFSGVKNAKVLLIDDLIATGGTAKAAVELINQTNAKCVEACFLINLKDFGGAEKVAEMTKIYSVLEV, from the coding sequence ATGGAAAATTTGACACAAAAAGAGAAAAATTATCTGCTTAGCACGATAAGAGACGTTAAAGATTTCCCGAAACCCGGAATTATTTTTAAAGATATCACGACGCTTTTAAATAACAAAGATGCATTTAATTTTTTGATGTCACACTTAGCAAAAGTTTATAAAGATAAAAATATAGATTTTATAGCCGGCATTGAAAGTCGCGGTTTTATCTTTGGCGCAGCACTTGCGGCAAAGATAAATATACCGTTTGTGCCGATTAGAAAACCGAAAAAACTGCCTTATATTACGATTTCACAAAAATACAGTCTGGAATACGGCTTTGACGAAATTGAAATTCATATTGACGCATTTTCCGGCGTCAAAAATGCAAAAGTGCTTTTGATAGATGATCTAATAGCTACAGGTGGAACTGCAAAAGCTGCAGTGGAGCTTATAAATCAAACAAATGCAAAATGCGTTGAAGCATGTTTTTTGATAAACTTGAAAGATTTCGGCGGCGCAGAAAAAGTTGCCGAAATGACTAAAATTTACAGTGTTTTAGAGGTTTAA
- a CDS encoding DedA family protein, translating to MEDYLKDLLYHYQNWAYFIIFIWCILEGEIALILGGIFAHEGHISLFLGIFIAGLGAFAGDQIYFYIGRYNKKYITKKLHSQRRKFAVAHLMLQKYGWPIIFLQRYIYGFRTIIPMSIGITRYNAKKFAIINILSAWCWAAITMILAWYFGDAIWAGISWAEKHWYYAMIIIGAFITLLIYGFKKIEKNIMDMRKERHANRNIK from the coding sequence ATGGAAGATTATTTAAAAGATTTACTTTATCACTATCAAAATTGGGCGTATTTTATAATATTTATCTGGTGTATTCTGGAAGGTGAAATAGCGCTGATTTTAGGTGGAATTTTTGCACATGAGGGACATATCAGTTTATTTCTAGGCATATTTATAGCAGGTCTTGGAGCATTTGCCGGAGATCAAATTTATTTTTATATCGGCAGATACAATAAAAAATATATAACAAAAAAGCTTCATTCGCAAAGAAGAAAATTTGCAGTCGCGCACTTAATGCTTCAAAAATACGGCTGGCCGATTATATTTTTACAGCGATATATATATGGTTTTCGCACGATTATTCCTATGAGTATCGGTATTACAAGATACAATGCCAAAAAATTTGCTATTATAAATATTTTAAGCGCTTGGTGTTGGGCCGCTATTACAATGATTCTTGCTTGGTATTTCGGAGATGCCATTTGGGCAGGAATAAGCTGGGCTGAAAAACACTGGTATTACGCTATGATAATTATAGGTGCTTTCATAACACTTTTAATTTACGGATTTAAAAAAATTGAAAAAAATATCATGGATATGAGAAAGGAAAGGCATGCGAATCGAAATATCAAATAA
- a CDS encoding leucyl aminopeptidase — MRIEISNKPIQEILADFEVILVVDKNLNHKFIKDKETLEFLNFKGDGTCLLSKEKRLYVGIKALKFDEIRIALANAYKALKDLKISNFKIASYICGCKTKSFIAFAEGIFLGAYKFDKYKSDKKEESSLKEIFISTDEYSDTEFDINHAENGLRIGEIMANSANFAKNIINEIPEIYTPEKMAEDAEVLASDYAGLTCKVYDENFLVSQNMNAFLAVNRSSSHPPRLIHLIYKPEVEPKKRIIFVGKGLTYDSGGLSLKPSDYMLTMKSDKSGAAAAMAIVKGAAELELPFEIHAILGATENMIGGNSYKPDDILISRSGVTIEVRNTDAEGRLVLADCLDFAQDLEPDILIDLATLTGACMVGLGEYTSGILGNNEELKKEFKKYAEESGEFYTILEFNDYLRDLIKSNIADISNSASSRYGGSITAGLFLDKFIRKEYKDKWMHLDIAGPAYLEKDWGYNSFGASGAGVRACLYYLFKITKGEK; from the coding sequence ATGCGAATCGAAATATCAAATAAACCTATTCAAGAAATTTTAGCGGATTTTGAGGTAATTTTGGTGGTAGATAAAAATTTAAATCACAAATTCATAAAAGATAAGGAAACTCTTGAATTTTTAAATTTTAAAGGAGATGGCACTTGTCTTTTAAGTAAAGAAAAACGCTTATATGTAGGCATAAAAGCACTAAAATTTGATGAAATAAGAATTGCTTTGGCAAACGCTTACAAAGCATTGAAAGATCTAAAAATTTCAAATTTCAAAATCGCAAGCTACATTTGCGGTTGTAAAACAAAAAGTTTTATTGCATTTGCAGAAGGAATATTTCTGGGCGCTTATAAATTCGACAAATATAAAAGTGATAAAAAAGAAGAAAGCTCATTAAAAGAAATTTTTATATCAACAGATGAATACAGCGATACGGAATTTGATATAAATCATGCCGAAAACGGACTTAGAATAGGTGAAATAATGGCAAATTCGGCGAATTTTGCTAAAAACATAATAAATGAAATTCCTGAAATTTACACACCTGAAAAAATGGCTGAAGACGCTGAAGTTTTGGCTTCTGACTATGCCGGTTTGACTTGCAAAGTTTACGATGAAAATTTTCTAGTTTCGCAAAATATGAACGCATTTTTAGCGGTAAACAGATCGTCATCTCATCCGCCACGCTTAATTCATCTTATCTATAAGCCTGAAGTTGAGCCGAAAAAACGTATTATTTTTGTCGGAAAAGGTCTAACTTATGATAGCGGCGGACTAAGTCTTAAACCAAGTGATTATATGCTTACTATGAAAAGTGATAAAAGCGGTGCAGCTGCTGCAATGGCTATCGTAAAAGGAGCGGCGGAACTTGAACTTCCATTTGAAATTCACGCTATTTTAGGAGCTACCGAAAATATGATAGGCGGAAATTCCTACAAACCTGATGACATATTGATAAGCAGAAGCGGCGTTACAATCGAAGTTAGAAACACAGACGCCGAAGGCAGACTTGTCTTAGCCGATTGCCTTGATTTCGCGCAAGATTTAGAGCCTGATATTTTGATAGATTTGGCAACTTTAACCGGAGCTTGCATGGTTGGGCTTGGAGAATATACAAGCGGAATTTTAGGGAATAACGAAGAATTAAAAAAAGAATTTAAAAAATATGCTGAAGAAAGTGGAGAATTTTATACAATTTTAGAATTTAACGATTATTTAAGAGATTTAATTAAAAGCAACATCGCCGACATCAGCAACTCCGCAAGCAGCAGATACGGCGGAAGTATAACAGCAGGACTTTTTTTAGATAAATTCATACGAAAAGAATATAAAGATAAATGGATGCACCTGGATATTGCAGGACCTGCTTATTTGGAAAAAGATTGGGGATATAACAGCTTCGGTGCAAGCGGCGCCGGAGTTAGAGCTTGCCTTTATTATCTTTTTAAAATCACAAAAGGTGAGAAATAA
- the ychF gene encoding redox-regulated ATPase YchF, whose product MPLSVGIVGLPNVGKSTTFNALTKAQNAVAQNYPFCTIEPNKAIVAVPDNRLNELAKIVNPGKIVHSTIEFVDIAGLVKGASKGEGLGNKFLSNIRESEIILHIVRCFDDENITHVEGKVDPIRDIEIINTELILADIEQLTRKIERLNKDAKSNQKGAKERLKIAEKLLVHLNNGESASSFEDFESEIFKDLNQELRLLSAKEVIYAANVDEDAIGEDNAYVKELKNFAAKSEHEVIKICAKIEEELIGMSENEASEMLESLGADESGLTHIIKTAFFKLGLISYFTAGEIEVRAWTIENGWKAPKAASVIHNDFERGFIKAEVISYDDFIACGGENGAKEAGKLRLEGKDYIVKDGDVMHFRFNV is encoded by the coding sequence ATGCCACTTTCTGTTGGAATTGTAGGGCTTCCGAATGTCGGTAAATCAACTACTTTTAATGCTCTTACAAAAGCGCAAAACGCAGTAGCTCAAAACTATCCGTTTTGCACAATTGAACCGAATAAAGCTATCGTAGCTGTACCTGATAACCGCTTGAACGAACTTGCCAAAATTGTAAATCCGGGCAAAATCGTGCACTCTACGATCGAGTTTGTAGATATTGCAGGTCTTGTAAAAGGTGCGAGCAAAGGCGAAGGACTAGGAAATAAATTTTTGTCAAATATCCGTGAAAGCGAAATTATTTTACATATTGTTCGCTGCTTTGACGATGAAAATATCACTCATGTAGAAGGAAAAGTTGATCCGATTAGAGATATAGAAATAATAAATACTGAGCTTATTTTAGCCGATATAGAGCAGCTGACACGAAAAATTGAGAGACTTAATAAAGATGCAAAATCAAACCAAAAAGGTGCGAAAGAACGCCTTAAAATAGCGGAAAAACTTTTGGTGCACTTAAATAACGGCGAGAGCGCAAGCAGTTTTGAGGATTTTGAGAGTGAAATTTTCAAGGATCTTAATCAAGAGCTTCGCCTGCTTTCGGCAAAAGAGGTTATTTATGCTGCAAATGTTGATGAAGACGCAATCGGTGAAGACAATGCTTATGTAAAAGAGCTTAAAAATTTTGCCGCAAAAAGCGAGCATGAAGTAATAAAAATTTGCGCTAAAATTGAAGAAGAATTAATAGGTATGAGTGAAAACGAAGCTTCCGAAATGCTTGAAAGTCTAGGCGCTGATGAAAGCGGACTGACTCATATAATCAAAACGGCGTTTTTTAAACTTGGACTAATAAGCTATTTTACGGCAGGTGAAATAGAAGTTCGCGCTTGGACAATCGAAAATGGCTGGAAAGCTCCAAAAGCGGCGTCTGTAATACACAATGACTTTGAGCGCGGCTTTATAAAAGCTGAAGTCATCAGCTACGACGATTTTATCGCATGCGGTGGTGAAAATGGTGCAAAAGAAGCCGGTAAACTTCGCCTTGAAGGCAAAGACTATATTGTAAAAGACGGCGACGTTATGCATTTTAGATTTAATGTATAA